In the Halorientalis litorea genome, one interval contains:
- a CDS encoding restriction endonuclease, which produces MSDDDAGEIEYVTPSKEYLRRRLQVMDPYAFEEFVADVWEHLGWHTRVVGEPGDQGIDVIATDGEDKQLIQAKRYGPNTTVGSPEVQQYASLRLQEENVNQVTIVTTGEFSRQAEELAPDLDVILVDGENLLGILEELEAFEVFVEHFDDIQLESAADADTREREDESLLGRIQSWLG; this is translated from the coding sequence ATGTCCGACGACGACGCCGGCGAGATCGAGTACGTGACGCCGTCAAAAGAGTATCTCCGGCGACGGCTTCAGGTGATGGACCCGTACGCTTTCGAGGAGTTTGTCGCCGACGTATGGGAACACCTCGGGTGGCACACGCGGGTAGTGGGGGAACCCGGCGACCAGGGGATCGACGTGATCGCGACGGACGGCGAGGACAAGCAACTCATTCAGGCAAAGCGGTACGGCCCGAATACGACAGTCGGCTCGCCCGAGGTACAGCAGTACGCGAGCCTGCGGCTCCAAGAGGAGAACGTAAACCAGGTGACTATCGTAACGACGGGGGAGTTCTCTCGCCAGGCCGAGGAGCTCGCGCCGGACCTCGACGTGATCCTCGTCGACGGCGAGAACCTGCTCGGGATACTTGAGGAGTTAGAAGCCTTTGAGGTGTTCGTCGAGCACTTCGACGACATTCAGTTAGAGTCGGCCGCCGACGCCGACACACGCGAGCGGGAGGACGAAAGCCTGCTCGGACGGATTCAGTCGTGGCTCGGGTGA